The following proteins come from a genomic window of Pseudochaenichthys georgianus chromosome 17, fPseGeo1.2, whole genome shotgun sequence:
- the LOC117461932 gene encoding histone H2B 1.2-like codes for MPADAPPVKAAKKGSKKAVAKSVSKTGKKRRKSRKESYAIYVYKVMKQVHPDTGISSKAMGIMNCFVSDIFERIAGEASRLAHYNKRRTITSREIQTAVRLLLPGELAKHAVSEGTKAVTKYTSSK; via the coding sequence ATGCCTGCTGATGCACCCCCGGTCAAGGCGGCCAAGAAGGGCTCAAAGAAAGCCGTCGCAAAGAGCGTCAGCAAGACTGGAAAGAAGAGGAGAAAGTCCAGGAAGGAGAGCTACGCCATCTACGTCTACAAGGTGATGAAGCAGGTCCACCCCGACACCGGCATCTCCTCCAAGGCCATGGGCATCATGAACTGCTTCGTGAGCGACATCTTTGAGCGCATCGCCGGTGAGGCCTCTCGGCTGGCTCACTACAACAAGCGCCGCACCATCACCTCCAGGGAGATCCAGACCGCTGTCCGCCTGCTACTGCCCGGAGAGCTGGCTAAACACGCCGTGTCTGAGGGCACCAAGGCCGTGACCAAGTACACCAGCTCCAAGTAA